GACAAGGCCAGATTCAGCCAGGTGCCCACTTTCCCCACCGTCATGATCCTGGTCCAGAACTGCCCTGccccgggcctcagtttccccactaaGGAGAGGACGCATGCCGCGGAAATCTGAGGCCCTCCCCAGCCGCGACGTTTTCCTTCAGACGAAGGAAGAGTGGCCGGACCCGGCCGTGGTCACCGAAGCCTCCAGTCCTGTCCTCGCACGGATGCCGGAAGCCCGTCCACGCCGCGCGGGGAGCGGCGGTCCGGGTCCCCCTACAGCCTGGGGGCCCTGTCACCGCGATCTTAATTGATTCCCAAAGGATTCAGAGAAAGGACACATTGGCGCCTGCCTGCGGCGGGCGGGGTCCCCCGGCGAGGCCAGGCCGATGGGGTGGATGGGCTTCTGCTCACGACCGCCTTGTGGGGCGCTGGCATCGAATTGGAGTGGGGCAGCATCGGGGGAGGACAGAGACCCCACGCAGCAGGCCCAGGGGCAGGCGCTCGGCTCCTGCGTGCCACGCTCCGGCCTCCCCAGATCGCCCCAGCACAGCTGCCTGCTGGATCTTCCCTTCTCAGAAACCTGCAGTGGCCTCAGACCCAGACTCCCTGGACTTCCCCTTAAGGCCCACTATTCCCTAATTCATCTCGTCTCACCTTGACTGCTCTTCCATTCCCTTATCCCGGCCATACACAGCGGTCTTCCCTTGCCTGCGTCTGGGCGCCCTCGATCTTCCCCTGTGCTCCATCCCCCTAATCTGTGACCCACCAAACGTGCCCATCCCTCAAAGTGTAGCTAAAACTCCACTCCTTCTCCAGCCAAACTTCCTAGCCCCTTAGTGTGTCTCAGTATTCTCAGAAGAGCCCTAAGGTTGTGTCAATTGATTCTTCTCAATAGACAGAATCCGTTACATAATTTAACAATTTATATACATTGATCAGGCTttgcaaataattatatttgcaaacaagaaagaaagttcTTTGCCGGACCCATGTATCCTGATTTACAATTGTGCGCTGTATCCTTTACTAGATGGCTGCACCCCCCAGGTGAGAGACTATGCCTTAATATGCAGAGTATCTAAATTTTTTTGGAATCCTGGTGAGAAAAAAATTCCGAAgtttggagaaaatggaaatataacaaATCTTTTTGCACTCTTCACAATACAAAATCTCATCTTTTAGTGTGTCTGAAAAATATACAGTGCACAATTTGCTGTCAGCTCCAGATTACCACAAATCAATGCGATGGATACAGTAGAAAGGATATTGGGATGGGTAGGAAACTGGCCTTTTGGTGTGGTTTGTCTTGCATTAGCAGAGTGAATTCAGGCCGAACTCAGGCAAAACTGCACCTCTGTAGATGCAGTTTCCCCATGTTAGATTTGGGTTTAGGAATAGGAAATATCCCTGCCCCCATCTACTTTACAACATCATGGTAAAGATCAAATATGAAAGGGAGATggagttaacattttttttaaagtattttttgttcaggaaaaatcctcaataaattttctaacaaaaattacttttaatatatacatatatatatattgagacaagagtttcgctctgtcgcccaggctggagtgcagtggtgcgatctcggctcactgcatcctccacctcccaggcttaagcaattctcttgcttcagcctacaagtagctgggaccaccggcacacaccaccacgcccagctaatttttgtatttttggcaaagacggggtttcgccatgttgaccaagctggtcagCATTCTACAGACAACCTCATGTCACACCATACTACTCTcagtttctatttgttttgttttttaactgagacaggttcttgctctgttgcccaggctggagtgcagtggtgggatcatggctcactgcagcctctacctccccggctcaagcgatccttcaacctcagccacctgagtagctgggactacaggcgcatgccatcacacccagctaattttgttgttgtagagaggtggtctcactatgtttcccaggccagtcttgaactcctgtcctcaaacgatcttcctaccttggcttcctacagtgttgggattacaggcgtgaaccacctagCCCAGCCAGTTTCTGTTATTCTAATGCTTTTTTATTGCCTTTACTTTCTTGTGAAGAAAAATTacctgaggtgagaggatcacttgagcccagaggtttgagactagcctgggaaagatgacaagaccccatctctctaaaaaaacACAGCCTGGAGTAtagcggtgcgatctcagctcactgcaacctatgcctcctgggttcaagtgattctcctgccttggcctcccgagtagctgggatgacggGCGCCctccacgatgcctggctaatttttgtatttttagtagagactgggtttcaccatgttgaccaggctggtcttgaactcatgacctgaagtgatctgccagcctcggcctcccaaagtgctaggaccgcagacatgagccaccgcacccagccaaaaaaatttttttttaattaactgggtgtgctgatgtgcacctgtagtcccagctacttgggaagctaagctgaggcaggaggatcattggaGGCCAgcaattcgaggctgcagtgagctgtgattgcatcacgtcacccagcctgggagacagagtgagaccctgtctcaaaaacccgCACAGACACCTTTACTCCCCCAAACCCCACTTATTCACTCTGATGGCACACGGGTGATGAACTCCtgcatgtcaggcactgtgctaagtacctGGGCACCTGTTTCCCCACATGCATGGGCTTTACATATGTATTTGCACACACCTTATGCATATAACCATGTGTAACCCCCATGGATTCAGAAGATACATCCACTTATCCTTAAAAACACTCCATTCACGCCCCTCACTTTATCTGTTTATCCTGGTCCCTGattgtcctttctccattttctgtttctgtttctctatcATCTTATGGCAGGCAACGTGAAGATGGTGAGGCTTGTGAAACAGCACAATTTTGAGGCAGATTCTGGCAGATATTACTTCACATTTATCTTTAAAACAGACCTCCCTCTTCCAGGCAAGAGCTCTGGATTTCTCCGGGGAAAGGGTGGAAGAGGGACACAGGGTTGGGTGGGTGAACAGGAGTGGCCTTAGTTGGGTCAGGTTGCTCAGTTGCTCAAAGACCGTGGACTGCAGactctccctttctccccaggGCCCAGTTTTTTCCCTTTCAAAACCTGCTCTCTACCTGCGAgatggctcacatctctaatcccaacactttgggaggttgaggcaggaggatggaatgaggccaggagtttgagaccagcctgggcaacataatgaaactttatccctacaaaaaaattttttttcaattagtcagacatggtggcatgtgcttgtagtcccagctactcagaaggctgaagcgggaggattgcttgagcccaggaggtcaaggctgcaatgaactatgatcgcgctactgcactccagcctgggtgccagagtgtctcaataaaaaaaaaaattgggtagatgtggtggctcacgcctgtaatcccagcactttgggaggctgaggcaggcagatcacttgaggtgaggagcacaagatcagcctggccaacatggtaaaactctgtctctaccaaaaatacaaaaatgagccaagcatggtggtgtgtgcctgtagtcccagctactcaggagactaacgcaggagaattgcttgaacctgggaggtggaggttgcagtgagccgagatggcaccactgcactccagcctgggcgacagagcgaaactccatctcagaaaaaaaaaaaaaaaaaagattgaaaacaacaaaaaaacctgttcTCAAGCAAGATGTGAAACTCCTTCGAAGACCCCagaagtaaaacataaaaattaaaggaCCTCTGCTCTGAAGAGGACACTAGAAACAGCAAAATGTGGTAGAAAGAGCTCAGGGAGTCAAGGACACGTTCAGGTTTCTCTAAAGACAGGTCCAAGCGGGAGGCTCAAGTCCacacttcctggaggaggaaatCACTTTCTGGTGAAGCCAAGAGGTGGTGGCAGCCTTATCATTCAGGAAACCTTTGTGCCCGCCTCCACTGGAGCCCTCAGGTATCTGAGGCAGCCGCGCGGATGCCCAGGGGAAGGAGGCATTGAGGTGCTGAGGAGACAGCAGTTCTTTAAGTTTCAGAGGACACCATGCCGGCCTGGGCTTCCTGGGTGGCTGAGAGCAACTCAGCCTCAGCCCCAAAGAAGGTCCTGGGGCATCCAGCTAACACACGGGTGGGCAGTTTCTTAATTTCCAGTCTCTCCCCAAGAAACTTACACATGAGTTCACTCTACCAGATAAAAGGAGGACGAAGAGACTAACCTAGCTGGAGACCACGAGAAAGCACGCGGTGTTAAAGAGAGATCGGAACTTTATTGAGACTGATGAAATCAGAAACGAAAGAACACTGGAAAGGTTCAGCCACTGTCCAAGCACAGATCCTTCCAGACACTCCTCTTGGGGGAATCTCTGGATCCTTAAGTTTCCCCCAGTTGCTAATCCCCCACCCCAAAGAGTCAGAATTCTGCTTAAAGCCCCTCCACGGAGCTGGCCAGAAACCAGACACTGAATATCTGTGCGGGACTGATGGGCAGGCCTGTGAGCAGCAGAGACGAGAAGTCGGAGAAGGAACACGAAAAGGAAAACAGATACCTGACgaaaagaaaagcccaaggcAGGGAGAGCACGCTGATAACGTAGCCccctgaaaatataaatattgcatGAATGTATTAGCCTCATCCCAGCCATTTCCCCCAAAGCAGTGGTGACATCAACAGCTATGACAATGCCCACACAGTTGTGCgtgttttttcgtttttgtttttcccctgaCTACACAGAAAAACAGATCTGCCAAAGCAGCTCATAGCATGGAGAAGCAGGCCAGGGAAAGTGGGAGGGCCCATCCCCCAAGAGGGCAGACGGTACAGAAATGAGGTGAGGGGTTCTGGGGTTTGCGGAGGGTGGTTAATGAGAAGTGGGACAGATTCCATCTCATCAGCCCCTATCACAGGCTCCATGGATGCCCCTTGCAGAACTTACTTTTCTTTCCTGGTTGACTTGTTCCGTGGAAACATTGTCCTGAGTGCCCTGGAACCTCGGGTGTTCTTGTGGAAGGTTCcaggccctccacaaagccaaaCGCAACGGCCCCTGTGACAGCATGCACCAGACTGATAACGATTCTGAGAACCAGGAATTCCTAACTCAAGGTTCTCTGCGTAGACCTAACCTGACGGTGAACTGGCTTACCCTGCCTGACCTCGGAGTGCCTCTCCCTCTGCCTGCCTTTCCACTGTCCTTCTGGTCCAGGATGACTTCCTGGTGCCGAGCTGGTGCATCCTGACTCCTGCCTTGTGGGTAAGGCCCCCAGGACAGCTTGTTCCCAAGAGAAGCGGCTGGCTGTGCACAAAGGAGTCCCTCGAGGCAGCCCGGGCTGGGTCTCCTGGGCGTGCACAGACTGTGCACCATGCACATTTCACCATCCAAAGGCTGCTTCTTCCCTGCGGGGCCTGCTCCTCTGCTCCCCACCACCTGCTGCAGAGCCGTGCATGCTATAGCCTTGCAAGACTGTTACAAGCTCTCTACTCCCTCGAGTCTATGTGATCTCCCTAATATCTCTTGgccaacatacacacatattcacactcATCGGTACTGAAGGCCCTGGCTTTCCTGCGGTGTGTTCAGTGGACATCTGCGTCAAGGTCAGGCGGGAAGGTCAATGTTAAGCCTTGGTGGCCGCCGACACCGAGTGGCTGGTGCTGGTTCTGACTCCTAGGAAATTGCTCCAAGTTTTAAGTGTTGATGCATCAGGgaatggagaagaaaggaaaggaaaagccgTGATGTGGAAACCGCGAAGGAGCAACTCCGCTGCTGTTTCCACAGGGGAGTCGTGGAACAGCCTCCTCTGAAATTTGGGAGAGACTGGCGGCCTAAGGAAAAGGAGCAAGGTCTCCACTGTCCTCTCTGAAACCCAGCGCCTTTGGGATCTGAGTTTTCCAAGACATGCAATAGACAAAGACACACTGCAAACCAATTAACCCTCTGAGCCCTTCCACCACCTTCACTAAAGTGACTTCCAAGAGTAAATTACCTGGATACACCAACCAGTCCCCTCCTCCTGGGGATCGTGCCCCTGAGCCAAGCTGGCTTTGAGGAACACACCAGAGAAGTGGcagtggggaaggcagatccCCGTCCTTCCTGGGAACTCCTGTTCTTACTTGTCTAGTGTCCTAAACCACTGCCCCACCCCTTGAGGAAACCAGGAGCAAGTCCTGGGGATTGGCTCAAAACCCAGGTGGAGGCCGggtgcggcagctcatgcctgtaatcccagcactttggaaggccgaggcatgtggatcacttgaggtcaggagtttgaggccagcctgggcaacatggtgaagccctgtttctactaaaaatacaaaaattacctgggcgtggtagtaggcctataatctcagctactcgggagcccgaggcaggagaatcgcttgaacccaggaggcggaggttgcagtgaactgagatggcgccactgcgctccagcttggacgacagagcgagactccgtctcaaaaaaaacaaaaacaaactcaggTATATTCAAACCCAAGAGACTGTTCACTGTTGAAAGTCAGCCCAAAGTTAAGAGGCAGCCAAGGGAACAAACGCGAGACTGTGGGTGTGGGAAGAAGCCAAAAGGGACCTGACAATCTCTACGACTCAGGCCTTCGCTGTTTTCCCAGCTCCCAGGGGACAAGGAATTTCAGCTGCTTTTAGCTTTTTTGACCCTCACTGATGGAAGACACACTACAATTTAGCTGCTCTCTGTCATTCCAAGACAGGACCCAGAAAAAGCAGGTGGAGGCTGACTTGCATCAATCAGGCCTCCTCATTGAAGCAACAAGACAAGCACGCTAGAATTCACAGTTTCCACTCTCCTCCCTAGACCCACGCACCTGCCCCGACCCctggcctcaatgaactcccaaatctCCACTATGTAATAATTCCTGCCACTGTGGCTCAAAGGGTTAATAAACCGGGACTTCTCAGACAGGACACAAGCTCATTCACCAACAGGAACCCAAGAACCGCTATACCACCTAGTGCTTCCTGTAGCGATTTTTTGGGGTTTCGCTACACCCTGTTTTGTCACAGTTGAGAGCACCTGGATTCTTCCCTAGCCCGAGGCTACCCAGGAGGCCCGGAAGCTCCTGAGTGATGGCCCGCTCAATCTTCTCCAGAAAGCAACCTCCCATGTAGGAGCACTGCTGGGAGAGCAGTTTGAAACTGGAAATGGGATTGATGCCAAAGAAGTCCTTATAGGCCTCACGGTTGGGAAGGTCAAATTTGCTGACATTGGtctttgccaggatggtcttgaagaTGTAGAATTTATCAGGATCTTCCACAATGTCCTTAAAGACCAGTTCTCCATCACTGAAGAAGGTCATTTTGTCCTTGTAAGTCTGCAGGTAGCGGTCAACCAGGAGGGCGTGGATGCGGACCCGGATGGCGTGCTGGCGGATGAAGGCAATCTTGTTCTCCAATCTGTTCTCGATCACCTGATTCAGGTCTTCCAGGAGGGAGATCTCTTCTTGGAGGAACAGTTCCTGATGGGTGTCTGGCTTATACTCTTGTGGCCAGAAGGAGCTGACGTAAACCCTTGGGGGCTCTGTGACATTGATGAGAGGGGCCAGGCTCCAGAAGAGGGCCCCGTAAACCCGCATGAGCATTTGGGTGGCCAGATTGTCAGCCTTGTTCAGGATGATCCTTATCTGGGACTCACGCCCCTTCAACTGGCGGAAGAGCATCTCCAGCTCCAGACCCACATCCAGCTTGGTTGGGTCAAAGACGACAAAGATGAGGTCAGCTCTGTCGATGAACCACTGGCACACGTCGTTGAAGGGATACCCTTTGGGAGACAGAAGCGAGAAGTCAAACTGAGTAGACCTCCCTCAAAGCCCGCACACCTCCTTTCAGAACTGAACCATTCTGGGGGTTGAAAGAAGGAACAGCACTATGGATTTTCTGGGTGTCTAAagactattaaaaagtcaatgatATAACCTGTCCCTTGCCAACCTTCAACCAAGAACAACCTGATCCTTGTTTttcttgttggtttgttttttgagacagggtctcactctgtcgcccaggttggagtgcagtggcatgattacagctcactgcagcctcaacctcccaggtttaagaatcttcccacctcagcctcccaaagtgctgtggttataggcatgagccaccacatcccacCTGGTCATTGTTTTAATCTACTGTGAAATccaagtttccaagaaagctaaATACCTGTTCAAAATGGAGATTGTCCTATTGTCTAAAAGGACCTGGGGCAATAGCAAAGATGCTGAGGGAGAGAAATGAGGAATTAGAAGAACATGAAAGAATGAATGCATTATTTAGGGGGAAGGAGTGTGGGCTTGGCATTGAGACCTGGACTAGAATTTGAGCTTTGCCCCTGGCCTGCTGTATATTAAATGCCTCTAAGCTCTACTTTTTTAGCTCCAAAATGACAAGAACAATATCAACATCTGAGTTGATATAAAGATTACCATGTTGCTGTAAATATAGGAGAGCACCTAAAATTCCAGTCATACAGCTGGTGCAGAATACATTTTAATTCCATTAGCTTCTTATTTCCTAGTTTTCtttgcaaataagaaaactgaggagaTGAGGACTAACTATCTTAAAAacattgaaatcttttttttttacaataatgtataaaattatcCAATGTGTAGTAGGGGTACAAtttactattataattattaacattattaatattactaatgCTACTGTGAATGTTGTTATGccataataatataattaaatatactataatattactaatattactactattattaatTGCTTCTAATATTACTGCTAATATCATTACTACAGGATCTACTTATAACCACAATTGGAGTTGTAACCATAAACTGAGATCCACCGTCTGGTCACATATTCCCGCACTGCTCTGTTCAGGACTCACTGCAGATAGCCTTGCCTCATGGCAGGACTCAGTGGTCTACTCCATAGCCGCATGCCTGGCAGCATCTGGCTTCTAGTCTTGTGGCCTGGTTGTCAGCCTTgttcattaaatacattcacactgttgtacaaccatcaccgcTATCCCTCTTTGGAACTTATTCATCTTCCCAAATTgaaaactctgtacccatttaACAGTTACAGCCCATCTCCCCTTCCCCCGAGCCCCTGGTTAAAACCACTCCGGTTTCTGTCTTTCTGATTTTGCCTACTCTCATGTAAGTGAAGTCAGACAGGCCCAAAGTAGCGTTCCCCTGCTACCAGAGGGCAAGTAGGGCTTTGAAGAAGCCTGCTAAAGCCTTATGGGGAAGCAATCCTGGAAAAGCAGAAACCGGGAATAGGAAGAGTTGACGGTCAGGTTCAACCTACAGCAGGCCCAGGAGCACCAGACCCAATTTAGCCAGAAGTCAAATATACTGTTACTGTGATCCAATTAGTCCAGGCCCTTGGCTACACAGGACAGACGGGGCCTCCCGGAGACAACTGAGCCCCAGCTTGAACCTCTCAGAGCTGCTTGCAGAGAGGACTAGGCCcccactttggaaaatattgcCGTCTCCAAACCAAATCAGTCCTCGGGAAGGTAGGAGGACCAGGCACTCCAAAACCCAAGTGGCATCGCAGTGATGACAAGAAGGGGTGGAAGTTAAGAATGCCTCTCCTGATTGTGGGCAACACTGGGCACACGTCCTCTCCCTGCCTGCCTACCACCCACTGTCAAAagtcgttttcttttctttcttccttcttttttttttttttttgagacagagtcttgctgtgtcaccaaggctggagtgcagtggcatgaccacagctcactgcagccttgacctcctgggctcaagcaatcctcgcaactcagcctcccaagtagctgggactacagacatgtgccaccatgccagcctaatttttatagtttttgtggaggcagggttttaccatgttgtccaagctggtctagaacaccttggctcaagtgatccatctgccttggcctcccggagtgctgggattacaggtgtgagccactgtgcccagccctatttattgatttatttatatgagatagggtcttactcttgcccaggctggagtgcagtggcacaattatggctcactgcagcctcaacctccttggctcaagcaatattcccatctcagcctcctgggtagctaggaccacaggcacatgccaccatgcctgactaatcttttaaatttttttatagagatggagtctcactatgttgctcaggctggtcttgaacccctggcctcaagggatcctctgtattggcctcccaaagagccgggatcacaggcatgagccaccatgcctggccaaaaataattttttgaaacagagcttACACTGTTCAGAAATGAGGGCTAAATTACCTCTTTCTTGCTGCTTGCGGTTCTCGATGATGCCTGGTGTGTCCACAAAAGTGACCCTCTCCAGAAGTTTGTGGGGAACCTCAATGCCAATCAGCTTCTCTAGGAAATTCTGGCCAAACTTCTCAAGGGGTGAGAAGGAGCGGGCGCTGTCAGCAGCCATGACGATGCCCTCGATGGTTTTCAGCTTGGGCCCATGCATGAGGACCGTGAACTCAGAGGTGGTGGGTTCGGCGCCTGGCACACGGGGTGAGAGGTGAAGGAATACGAGATCTCTGTGAAACGGACCTACTGAGAAGCATGTGTATATGCTGGGTGTCACAGGGAGACTTTTGCAACAGAATTGCATATGTTGGCTAAGCTATTGGGGCTTTAATTGTAGTAAAACATATGTAACATaacagttacctttttttttgagatggagtcttgctctgtcacccaggctggaaagcagtggtgcaatctcagctcactgcagcctccatctcctgggttcaagcgattctcccactggtctggaacttctgacctcaaatgatctgcccaccttggcatcccaaagtactgagattacaggtgaggaccaccacacccagctaattttttgtatttttagtagagacagggtttcacaatgttggccaggctggtctcgaactcctgacctcaggtgatcctcctgcctcggcttcccaacatgctgggattacaggcatagagtcaccgtgcccagcctttttctttttctttttttttttttttttgtgagacagagtcgcgctttgtcgcccaggctggagtgcaatggcgtgatctcggctcactgcaagctccgcctcccaggttcatgtcattctcctgcctcagcctccccagtagctgggactacgggcacctgccaccatgcccagtga
This genomic window from Macaca mulatta isolate MMU2019108-1 chromosome 20, T2T-MMU8v2.0, whole genome shotgun sequence contains:
- the SRL gene encoding sarcalumenin isoform X2, which produces MLNEDKPSDDYSAVLQRLRKIYHSSIKPLEQSYKYNELRQHEITDGEITSKPMVLFLGPWSVGKSTMINYLLGLENTRYQLYTGAEPTTSEFTVLMHGPKLKTIEGIVMAADSARSFSPLEKFGQNFLEKLIGIEVPHKLLERVTFVDTPGIIENRKQQERGYPFNDVCQWFIDRADLIFVVFDPTKLDVGLELEMLFRQLKGRESQIRIILNKADNLATQMLMRVYGALFWSLAPLINVTEPPRVYVSSFWPQEYKPDTHQELFLQEEISLLEDLNQVIENRLENKIAFIRQHAIRVRIHALLVDRYLQTYKDKMTFFSDGELVFKDIVEDPDKFYIFKTILAKTNVSKFDLPNREAYKDFFGINPISSFKLLSQQCSYMGGCFLEKIERAITQELPGLLGSLGLGKNPGALNCDKTGCSETPKNRYRKH